The following nucleotide sequence is from Candidatus Zixiibacteriota bacterium.
ATACCGCCAGATGAAGACACCGATCGCCAGAGCGAGGACAACGGAAATCAACAGGAAGGCGCGATAACCCTGAGGGCCGTTGGGAAGGCCGAGCTTGGTAACCGCGGCCAGCGCTACGGCCACCACAACGAAGATCGCGGCTACCTTGGCTCCGGCCACGTTCTTTCCATTCCCGTTCTTCGCTTTAGTTGTCTTGAAAAAGGAATACAGGGCGTAACCAATCAGCGCCAGTAGCGCAACGATTCCAAATGTCCGGTACCCTCCGCCCGGCCAGCCGGCGATGTGCGCGATGCCGGGAAAGGACGCCATCACGAACCCGACAGCGACAATCAGCAGGGAGACGGGGATACGGTCAAAGGAGAGCATGTAGAAGATGAAAATTAACCCCGTGATGGCTATCGGGAAGTAATACGGTACTTCGCTCGGATTCGAGGACAGCGCATATATCAGATACAGCTCGACTGCAAAGAACGCCCCGATAATGAACCAGTACCTCAATGGCGTTTCCTTCCTGAGCGAAAACACAATCACGGCGATCGGCAGAATCAGGAAGGTGGTCATGTGTACGCCGATACCGAGAAAGGCGAGATAGACCGCCAGCAACATGACTTTGTTGCCGAACTGACTTCCCCGGTGCTCGATAAACACCATGGCCAGCCAGGCAATCGCGAACATGAGCAGCATCGACATACCGTACACCTCGGCCTCGACCGAGTTGTTCCACTGCGTTCGACCAAACGCCAAGAACATCGCCCCGGCTGCAGGGCCGGCATAGATGAGAAGTCGGCCGTAGTACGAATTGTCGTCCCGGAACCAGTGGCGTATGATCCTCACCCCCAACAGGTATCCGAACATCGCCGCAAGCGACGAACACAGGCCGGACAACAGATTGACCCGCGCACAGATGTCGCTGAAAGTGGGCAGCATCGACGCTACCCGGCCAAAAAGGATATAGGTTGGGGTACCGGGAGGATGCGGTATTCCGAGGATGTATGAACAGGCGATAAACTCGCCACAGTCCCAAAAGGAGAGAGTCGGCGCCTGGGTACGTATATAAACGATCAGCGCCGTCAGCCACACCGCAATGGCAACAACGGCGTTGACTTTGTCGAATCTTTTCGGCAGGCTTACCAAATCGCGACGGTCTCTTCCTCGGTCGTCAAGTCAAAGGCCTATAAAGCAATCGGCCCGATCCAAAAGCAACCACTATTCCGAATCAGAACTTATACGTTGATTTGAGAATGGGCGGATGTCCGCGGTACCGGGGCCCACCGCGATTCGTGCCTGGCGTACCTCCCGGTGCGCCAGATCTCCGCAGGAAAATAGCGTGCTAAACCGAATCCGTCACCGACAGGTTCTTAATAAAGCTGTCCAGTATGCCGTTGATAAAAGCCGATGAATCCGCTGTAGAATACAACTTGACCAGCTCGATCGCCTCATTGAGCACCACTTTGACCGGCACGTCGGGCATGACCTTGAGTTCGGTCATCGCCATGCGCAGGACAATCTGATCGATCACAGCTATCCGTTCCAGGCGCCAATTGCGAGCCAGCGCTGAGATGGTACGGTCGGCCCAGTCCCGGTTTTGCCTCACGGCATCAAAAAGATGCCGCGCAAACACGAGAGAATTCTCATCGAGGCCGTCTTCGGAGATAACTTTGACGGCGATATCGTCCGGG
It contains:
- the nusB gene encoding transcription antitermination factor NusB, whose translation is MSRSPRSHARELVLQGLYALEVGGGSPDDIAVKVISEDGLDENSLVFARHLFDAVRQNRDWADRTISALARNWRLERIAVIDQIVLRMAMTELKVMPDVPVKVVLNEAIELVKLYSTADSSAFINGILDSFIKNLSVTDSV